Below is a window of Saccopteryx bilineata isolate mSacBil1 chromosome 11, mSacBil1_pri_phased_curated, whole genome shotgun sequence DNA.
TTCCGCGACGAGAAGGGCTACTTCGCCTCGCGCGCGCAGGAGGGGGCGGAGGCCGCCGGCAACGGCACGTCGGGGGCTCTCGCCGGAGCCTCCAGCTTCTCCGACCCCTTCTTCGTGGTGGAGACGCTGTGCATCATCTGGTTCTCCTTCGAGCTGCTGGTGCGGTTCTTCGCGTGCCCCAGCAAAGCCACCTTCTCGCGAAACATCATGAACCTGATAGACATCGTGGCCATCATCCCGTACTTCATCACCCTGGGCACGGAGCTGGCGGAGCGCCAGGGCAACGGACAGCAGGCCATGTCCCTGGCCATCCTGCGGGTCATCCGGCTGGTGCGCGTCTTCCGCATCTTCAAGCTCTCGCGCCACTCCAAGGGGCTGCAGATCCTGGGGCAGACGCTGAAGGCTTCCATGCGGGAGCTGGGGCTgctcatcttcttcctcttcatcgGGGTCATCCTCTTCTCCAGCGCCGTCTACTTCGCCGAGGCGGACGACCCCACCTCGCGGTTCAGCAGCATCCCGGATGCCTTCTGGTGGGCGGTGGTCACCATGACGACAGTGGGCTACGGGGACATGCACCCCGTGACCATAGGGGGCAAGATTGTGGGCTCGCTCTGCGCCATCGCGGGCGTCTTGACCATCGCTTTGCCCGTCCCTGTCATTGTCTCCAACTTCAACTACTTCTACCACCGGGAGACGGAGGGGGAAGAGCAAGCCCAGTACCTGCACGTGGGGAGCTGCCAGCACCTCTCCCCTTCAGCCGAGGAGCTTCGGAAAACGAGGAGTAACTCGACTCTGAGTAAGTCGGAGTACATGGTGATCGAAGAGGGGGGTCTCAACCACAGCGCTTTCCCTCAGACCCCCTTCAAAACGGGCAACCCCGCGGCCGCCGGCACCACGAACCATCACCCCAACTCCTGTGTCAACATCAAAAAGATCTTTACCGATGTTTAATGTGTGATACAAGTGACGTGCCGTGCTCAGTACTGTGTGGACCGTGCCCCCTTGCTCTGTGCACGCCCTCGTTTATCCATTTCCAGACCGTCCATCGAGGAAAGGACGTGAGGACGTGGCGAGCACACTTCACCTCCCTCCGCTGCTGCTTCGCACTGAAACAGGTGTCTGTTTTGCAAGTGGGCTGCATTCTCtcagctcccccctcccctctgcataGTGCGAACAACAAACTTTCAACCTAATCTCTAGGACACGCCCTGGGGGGTGGGACTGTACCACCTGGGAGGAAATGAAACTAAAGAACGGTTAGAGTAACTGTTTAACCTCAGAAATAAAAGGTAGCTGTTTCTTTACCAAGTAGAGCAGGCACATAACCTGAAGGAGGATGTTTCAGTTCGATGGACCTTTCAACATTATTGAGTATTTAGTTCAATTGCCAGACACTGTGGATATGTGGGTGGAAAGTCCAATCAAAAAGACTTATAAACCCACCATACGTTTATTTGACTTTTGCCTGGAATTTCTAGTCTGTTCGGAACCCCCTTCCCAGAATTTTAAGGATCTCCAGAACTTTGAACAAAGGGAAATACCCAAGATGTCCTGATCTAATTCACATAACTCTTTGTGGCTTGTTAGGCATTTTGAAAGTGTTAAAACTAACAGATTCCTTTGAagttctctgtgtatgtgtgtgagtgtgttggaGCCACTAGAAGCAGATGTTTTCAGTGCAGCTGAGAGAAACAAAATTCCCTAATGCATCTGAGAGATAAGCTTCTGCAGTATCACAAGAAGATTAAAGTGGCAGACACTCCTTCCAGCGGAAGTTACTAATTCGGACCTGACTGATGCAGTTTCCATAGCAACCCATGTTGCCCGGGAAACCCGAAAAAGGTTGTCATGGCATCTTTTGCTCTCTATCCCCACCCCCTAGCCCGTGCCGTTTCCACAGTAACCTTTCCAGATGGTTCCTTACTTGATTTCAGAAGGAAAACCACTGTTTTAGTAAACCGCACAAATTAAGTGAAGTCTGAGACTCCACGGTGGTGAAATGAatcacaaaatacatattttttactacaaaaaaaaatctttgatattCTCTTACAATGACTGAATCGGGAAGGCAAACACCATTTTTTGGAATGTTAGACATACACCACCATCAGTTATGATTTGAATTAAATGCCAGTAATTaggcaataattttaaaagatgcatctctgctcttttctttctccaagaACTTTCCAGCCAGCAAATGAAATGTCAAAACAACTAGAAAAGTGTTGTGCCCATAAGCAAATCAGAGACTCAGTCAGTGTACCTGAAACCTGGCTACAAGGGACCTTCAGCCTtcctctttcaaaataaaagccaGATCCCGCCACAGCAGTATCACCACCAGAGCACttgaaaagctaaataaaattgCAAACTATAAAGGAGGCATGGTGTAACTGAGGGAATTGCAGACAATCAATAAAAAGGAGGGATGGGAAGTAACCAGATCTTGGGGAAATGCCTTCAAGCCTCAGCCCTGTGCCAGGGGGTGCCAGAAGACAGACAGAACCAGGTGAGCACGGTGTGGGCTCCTGCGAGCACTTCCTTTTGGTCAAAGGAAGCCAGGAAATGTTGTTCATGTTGGTGATTCTTGCAAAACCAGTGGTTTTATATTAATTACTTGCTAGGTGCCTTTTAAAGatcatttaaaacacttttttatttgatttctatGTTGCTAACTGTCCTTTGGTTCTCATTGTTTCTTGCAAaaggatgaaaacaaacaaacaaacaaaaaaaaaacacctcgtCACCCAAATTGAACTGAAAATGATTCCATTTCTTTTACTAACCCACTTGGCTTCTGACCAACCTGTTTTCCTTTCCAAAGGAATAAAAGACAGAAGCTAACTGCCATTAGATTATGGTTCCAATTTTAACTGACATAATTCTTTAGTACTATGTGGTGATACAATTCTTTGAaacaaaaatggttaaaattgcAATAaaggtaacattttattttaatgtaaagaatatatatacattgtaGACATTACACATCTTCCACAATTATACATTTCcacaattattttttggttttgataGGTTGTAACTATTCTGTCCTAGAGTAACTAAGAGTAGCCCAATTTTAAAGCTCATAGAATGTTTTCAGGTATTCAGAGCCTACTGATGTTATTATTTGTGCATTTGAGacagtaaaaaataatgactgagtCTGTAACAGGTAAGAGGAAAGAAATCTATATAATCACTCTGGTCATAGAGTCATTGCTCTTATCCATGTGCATCAAAATAGGTATCTAGGTATCTTGTTTCAGTTACTTTTAACATTGATCTACCATTTGACCACATTTTTGGTATAGTTAATTACCAGAAATTCTTTTTATGACCCGTTTTGGTGGTTATATGTTAGACACACTATAGTAAGAACACAAGGgtaaattttgtatgtttttaaaagctCTTAAAGATGAAAAAGTGCAGTGacagttttattcatattttttcagaAGATATGGAAACCCTGATGAGTTCTGTAAGTAATCAGTGGCTGTGCCATGATTTTTGGAATTATGTAGTTATTTAATAACAGTAATACAAAGGAGACCTGTTCTTTTTAATCCAGAGAAACCTGAGTCCTAACTCTGGAGCAGTGTCATTGTTTCTATAGTTGCCATATTGTTAGCTTCTTAAAGGTTATTCTGTGTCTTGACAACATTTTAGATACACTTGCCTAACACAGAATGTCACATTTTGGatgtatttaatacatatttgatGTGTGGATGTCTTATTATCTTACATTACTGTTATTTTCAGGCATTTCATGAAGTGGTTTAATACATAAGCTGTGCAGTCACTTTGCCAGGGTTTGGGTcctactgtgtgaccttgagcaaattactgaacctctctgtgccccagtttccttatttgtaaaatgaggatgataaatagtacctcatagggttgttgtgataTTAAATGTTAATACAGGCATGACCCttagaaaaagaaactgtatGATATGCAGCAGAGATTTTGCTAAGAGATTACAATAGTATTGTAATCATTATTCACACACATTGTATAATTAATACTGAGCTTTGTGAGTGAtatgaaatacataaataatcAGTGTCTTCCTATTTACTTTCTATGTAGCAGTAATGATTACCATTTATTAAGGGTCAACCATGTCCTTGACGCGATCCAACTCTGCAAGTTAAGTGGTATTAATCTCATTTTAGGAGGGTAAAAATAGATAGTTAAGGTTAAGTGACTTCCCTAAGACTTCACAGCTAGCAAGAGCTATGCTTTAAAGCCAGGCCATTCTGGCTCCCAAACCCCGGTCCCTTTATTGGGTGACTTGAAAGAGATTGTGAAGATAAATTTTGTATGATTGCAGGTTCGTCTTCAGCCCATATTACTGATTAATGAATTCCTGTAAAGAACATATCTCCAGAATTCTGTTTAATTCGGTATcctgaaaattatttcttttctagtcACCAGATATTTTTTAAGCTATGGGAATcaagtataaattatttaaattggaTGAAGAGATAGACTTTTCCAATAAGAAAAGATTAATTGCTTATATGATTGATTTACATGGGTTTAATATCATGCTCAGACAGTATAATCAATCACAATACTGATACCTGCTAGGACAATgggtatttttccattttaagatTCATTTCCTATTTCCATGTGTTTTCACCAACAGTAGTATTAtgcaaattgttatttttttccacttcCTTCCACTTTGTGTAGGTGACTATAGACCCGTGCCAGAAAGTGGTATGAACATTTTGACTCTCTCTTGTCAAGAAGGGAGAAATTACTTAGGACAAAAGCATTGAAAGCAGGAGATTGCAGTCCATTGAAATCTGTGACATTATTGCTTTTTAAGAGCACTTGTCCTCAAGAAAACATTAGAACATCATTTCGTCCCCTAAATGGCTGTAGCCCCTTCTCTAAGGTCCAAAATCCAATTTAGTGAAATGAAAATGGATAGTGATTTGGACTTAGAGCAAAATGTAATGACTCTAAGTTGGCACAGGCCAGATAGCTTTGCCAAACCACAGACTTCGCTGCCGAGCTCAAGTGCACATCTTGGATGTTAGCAGATACACATGTATGTGTCTGTGCACACGGGAGATTCATGGGAGGAGAGGTGACTGGTTCAGTGCCCACCCATCGGCACCCTGGGGGAAATCTCCATACCCTACATTATTATTAGTTTATTCCCTTTATGATGTTACCAAATTTCCATGCCCACCAGATCTGGTCCCACAATTACAGACAGCCACCCCAAAGAGGGACGTGTTATATCAGGTATTTCTAAACTTTGAAATGAAACTTCAGGGTTGAAATTTTAAATGCACAACATGAAGAAATTTGAAGTTATGGTTCGTTGATATAAAACATGTTCTTTACCTCTTTGGCATATAACATACTCGAGTAATTGCTTTGCTGATCGTAGATAAgctcaatatatataatatatgcccAATAGTCTGTTCCTTGGAGAATCATAACTGCAATTTACTGACttctaaatgtttaaaatttcaaCGTTATCTGCCGTATCTTCCAAGTCCTTCCCACTTCTCAGCTGTGGACATGCAAAGAGGCACGcctgcccccgcccctgcccccagtCTGAAACCCTGTGGCCACACTGTGAGATAGAGGTGGAGAGCATCAGAATGGGGAGGGAAAGCCTGatcgggcagtggtgcagtgaatagagcatcagactgggatacagaggacccaggttcgagaccctgaggtcgccagcttgagcgtgggttcatctggtttgagcaaagctcaccagcttgagcccaaagtccctagcttgagcaaggggtcactcgatctgctgtagccccacggtcaaggcacatatgagaaagcaatcagtgaacaactaaagtgccacagcaaaaaaatgatgattgatgtttctcatctctctcccttcctgtctgtctgtccctgtctattcctctctctgactctccctctgtctctgtaaaataaataaataaataaataaataaaataaaaagaaagaaagaaagaaagaaaaaaaagaatgaggaggtAGAGTTTTAGGACTTGCATCTTAGGCTGGGTTTCTTTTCTTGCCGATTTGTATTTGGCCTTTTAAACTAAGGAGGATAAAATTATTGCTTTTGAACAGCTAACTTCCTCTGTTTTGTTTGgcaatgttatatatattaatgaaattGCTTGTTTTTTAGAACCTGCAAGGTGTGGTTGATTACCTCTGAGAGAGGGCTGATCAGAGGagacaggaagaagggaggggaagccATGCAGAGCCCCAATCTGACTAGAGTGACTCAGCTCCCAGTCTCCTGCCAGAGAATAAAaccagcggtagtcaacctggtctctaccacccactagggggcgctccagctttcatgatgggcggtagcagagcaaccaaagtataaataaaaagatagatttaactatagtaagttgttttataaagatttattctgccaaacttagcgaaaacccgacataaagtacttgctaagtagttattattatatgctttaacttgctgtaactctgctttataaattttataaagtaaagtgacttccctactttataaatcaccatgactgtggaaccggtggatggttagaaaattttcctactaacagagatacaaaagtgggaggtagatataaaaaggttgactacccctggaataAACCAATACTGTAGAGTATGTAACAGTCTTCTTTAGATGCTTGTATTCAccatgaaatataatttaaacagTTCAGACAGGTtagaaatttttcaaatatttgtctttgtcttcaGTGATGCCATAAACTAATTTTGTCCTTAAAATGGTAAAGAAAAATCAGTTTACCAAGAAACATTTgtatgatttctctctctctctttctttatcctGGATGTGTTTTTTCCTTACATTTCAAATTTTGCAACATTAACCATCAAATGCATTAAAGAAGTGcgattttattattgtttccaCCTTAACGGTGCAGAATAGGAGCTCTGGCCTGACAAGTAAATCCTGGGATTCTTCTGGTTGTTAGGAGAATAGCACTTAAATCAGGGGGTCAGCACTTAAATATGGTTcgcaaaccagatgtggctcttttgatggctgcatctggctcgcagacaaatctttaataaaaaaataataacgttaaaaatataaaacattctcatgtattacaatccactcatttcctactgctcatgttcatggttgcgggtggctggagccaatcacagctgtcctccgggacaacaccaaatttttattggataatgcataacgtacacgggtcatcgttgtatggctctcactgaattacattttaaaatacatggcattcatggctctctcagccaaaaagtttcccgacccctgacttaaatgaagaaaaaaaaatcgcgTTTCAGCATATCTGCAGAGTGTTGTGCAGGCAGGGCCCTGAGTCTGCAGGTCCGGGGTTCAGTCCCCACTGTGGGGGTAGGAGGTGGATGGAAGCTTCTTCTGCCCCAGGCAGCCCCAGCCTCACCTGCACTGGTACTGCCGGAGCGCGAAGGCTCATGGGAATCTGCTGAGACCCCCACCAGCTTTTCCTAACGAAAGTTACATGTGCCTACATGTTATGTGACTATTGACACTGTGCTGTCACTTGTTTCTCCTTAAGTTTATATTAAACTCCTGGGCTTTGTGAAAATTCTGACTCCTAAGGTTCTTTATGCATTTAAACATCTTCCTTAAATTAAAACATATGATCTAATTTGGAAGCCAAGCCCTGCTGGAGTCTGCTCTCTACATAGCAGCCAGAGTGATCGTGTCCAAACATTTGCCAGATCATGTCGCGTCTTTGTGGCAAGACCCCCTGGTGGCTCCCCATGTCACACATGGTACAAAGGAAAGGGCTTACAGTGGCCCGTGGGTCCTGCCTCCTCTAGTCTCCCTGCCCCTTCTGACCTCGTTTCTGACTGCTCTCCCATTTGGTCCTGTGtggcagccacactggcctccttttCGTCCTCAGACACACCAGGTGTGCTGCACctcgggggtgtgtgtgtgtgtgtgtgtgtgtgtgtgtgtttgtgttcctCCCGGCCCGATGCTCTGGCATCTGATACCTGCCCAGCTCACTCCGTCACCTCCCCGGGTGTCACCGTCCCAGTGAAGCCTTCCCCAGCCACTCTCTTTAAAACTTCAGCCCAGAGCACTCCCTAAATcatttctctgctttattttctcctctGACACATTAGACATTTtagtttgtttattgtttgtcttcctttcccttccgTGAGGACAAGGATTTTTTTCAAGACCTGGATTATTACCTGTAATAAGGTTGGtgcttaatatgtatttatttatggaaGGGACAAGAGGAAGGGAATAGCATTCCAATTTGGGTGTGATAAAACTATAGACAAAATTGCCAAGTTGTGTACCTATGCTTCTCTGTATCACTGTGAGGTTTATACTCCTCACCCTGCTCTTTTGGACAAAATTTCTTACTGATTCACTGGAGAAGGCTTCCATTTAAGAAAACATGCTAGAAGGTTTTCCACATAAAGCACTACTCAATCTTGGGGTGGAATTCCTTAGTTagtgtaaataatttaaatgtaacaTTATATGAGATACCGCTCTAATCATCACGGGTACCTTAAAGTTAAAATGCTTCACAGAAAACGTGTTTCCTAATTAGTAGCTGATAGAATGCTGTTTGTAATTGATACTCAATttatacttgttcattgattggctCAAGTAGCAAAGCAAAAATCAGAACAAACAAATGATGTCTCGGGACTTACCTAGCTGGCAGCTGTTTTAAGACACTCCTCAGTAATTCAGCGTTGGTTTCCATTAGTTAATGGTGAGCTCTTAAATTGCTCTGGGGTCTTCATTACTACAGATGCTGACTGAATAGGGCATTAGAGATTTCATCGGTGAATCACCTTAAAGAATTACATTACTGTAGGTTatggccttgctggataaaaatgatttcttttacGAAATGATCTCACTTTAAATGCAACTACACTGTCAAGTTGGATGGCAGGATTACAAAAACCGGCTGTTGTTTAGAATGCCTTTTtcatacataaaagaagacagggACATCAAAGCCatgagaaaggccctggccggttggctcagcggtggagcattggcctggcgtgcgggggacccgggttcgattcccggccagggcacataggagaagtgcccatttgcttctccacccccccccctccttcctctctgtctctctcttcccctcctgcagccgggctccattggagcaagggtggcccgggcgctggggatggctccttggcctctgccctaggcgctagagtggctggtcacggcagagcgacgccccggaggggcagaacgtcaccccctggtgggcgtgccgggtggatcccggtcgggtgcatgcgggagtctgtctgactgtctctccccgtttccagcttcagaaaaatacaaaaaaaaaaaaaaaaaaaaaagccatgagaAATAAGAGCAGGTTCTCAGAGTGACTTCTAATGGCACAATTTAGGCCATTTCTAAGTAAAATAGGTGAGAGGCAGCAGTAGTCTGTGTAGGTGTTGGGGAATGCCTAGCGGCTCTGGAAAACCGATGTGTATCATAGGAAAGCAAGAAAGCATTGCTGTCCCTGAGTGCTGCAGAAATCGTCCCGGTGTTAGGGAGACAGGGTTTCAGGTTTTATAGTAACAGATACGCGTCCCTCCAAAGTGGGGAAATGGGGATTCGCCTGCTTTGAGGAGAGGAACTTTCTCCACCCCCTGCTGAGCTGTCTTCTTTCCCTGGGCTTCTCAGACCAGGGACTGACTGTTGCCTCTGAACATCCAAGTGGCACGATCTCCTTGCCAAATTCATCACTGAATTAAAGAAACTAACGTATGTGCTTGAGCTTGCCTATGCAGACCAGCAGAACTttagaaaagtttttttctttcttcttttccaagtgagaggagaagagatagagagacagattcccgcatgcaccccaaccaggatccacctgacaacccaaccgccatctggggccatgttggcaaccgagctatttttagcgcctgccgcggaggctccaggaagccatcctcagcacctgggcgatgcatttgaaccaatcaagccatggctgcgggagaggaagagagaggggtgggtagggggagggtggagaagcagatggtcgcctctcctgtgttccctgaccgggaatcaaacccaggacatcaacacactgggccgacgctctaccactgaaccaaccagcctaGGTCTAGAAACTGTTCCATCACTTTTTACACTCAAGCCCATGTAGGACAGAGAGCATTTCTCTCTTCCAAGGACACATCATTaggacattctttaaagaaacacaaaatagagaattgaaatgaataatttttattattttgtattgttttctagTTTCAGTTGAGAAATTATAACTTTTTGTTATTTGACACAATGTGTGTTTTATGGGGATTTTCTATTATAACCTTGAGACAGCCAAGGTATTAGGTAACTAAGAGAGAGTCTCAGATGCCATTACCTTTTCTATTTACCTCATGTATGACTGTAGGACAAAAAGAATCAGATAGCCATGAATATAATAATACTTCtataagaaattataataaaaaccaaCGAGAGTGACTGTGTGTCAGATTTCAAAATGTGGAGGGCAACTGAAAACCACAGACAGAAATACTTCCCCCAAGTAAGAACTCTACTTGAATTGTTTTATGCCTAGATCCTGTAAATCTTTTTACCTGCAAATATTTTAACTGTTTTCAAAAGATCAATTTATTGTAGTAGGTAACTATGTGAATCGGTGATGTTTATTATCAGTAGACCCGAGTACTGCTCCAAGGAGAATTAATTATACCTCACAGCTCATTTTCCCATGACTTTCTGGAGTTTTGACAAAGCTCACATCTTAGCGCATTACCAACTTTAATTACTGAGTgagtttaaactttttttttttttttgctagccaAGCATACATACTTTCCAAGAGGCCAATTTGAGAATTATATATAATTGAGTAAGAAATCTCTCTAGTCCTTGGGGCTAATTCATTACTATTTAGTTGGTAGAATTGGTGGGACTTGTTGGTGTCGGCCAACTCTAAGTTATTTTATAGATGTCAAAGTATAGACACTTGAAAACAAAGCTCCCATAAAACTCATTGTTATAGGAGGATTCAGCCCTTCCCTCATCATCAAATGCAAGTTAGTAGAGCTAGCCGGTAAACAAGTGGTGTTTCTGTACCTCCTTATTTAGGCCTTTCTGGGGGTATTCATTGCACCTTCACAAACTTGATCATTATAGAAACTTGActgttctgattttctttttttactttatattttagaacATTCATTTGGC
It encodes the following:
- the KCNA3 gene encoding potassium voltage-gated channel subfamily A member 3, whose product is MEEHLSLLSSPPPPPARHRAHPPPRPAAAAAARTLVSPGYAESAAGPELPPDMTVVSGDHLLEPEAAGGGGDPPEGGCGGGPGGPGGTGGGGGGCDRYEPLPPALPAAGEQDCCGERVVINISGLRFETQLKTLCQFPETLLGDPKRRMRYFDPLRNEYFFDRNRPSFDAILYYYQSGGRIRRPVNVPIDIFSEEIRFYQLGEEAMEKFREDEGFLREEERPLPRRDFQRQVWLLFEYPESSGPARGIAIVSVLVILISIVIFCLETLPEFRDEKGYFASRAQEGAEAAGNGTSGALAGASSFSDPFFVVETLCIIWFSFELLVRFFACPSKATFSRNIMNLIDIVAIIPYFITLGTELAERQGNGQQAMSLAILRVIRLVRVFRIFKLSRHSKGLQILGQTLKASMRELGLLIFFLFIGVILFSSAVYFAEADDPTSRFSSIPDAFWWAVVTMTTVGYGDMHPVTIGGKIVGSLCAIAGVLTIALPVPVIVSNFNYFYHRETEGEEQAQYLHVGSCQHLSPSAEELRKTRSNSTLSKSEYMVIEEGGLNHSAFPQTPFKTGNPAAAGTTNHHPNSCVNIKKIFTDV